The following proteins are encoded in a genomic region of Stigmatopora nigra isolate UIUO_SnigA chromosome 3, RoL_Snig_1.1, whole genome shotgun sequence:
- the srgn gene encoding serglycin: protein MAWSIFITACCFIVLHAQGAPRTAVYNFVKCQPQGNDPNCVTQQSPPMEWSPDLPKKLPPSSASFLDALPVEDEGSTGTFEMERELLEPVDFSGSGSGDSGGPVWDPAFLFPTDEWELDSDKSWIEEGRLALERAEANGLWDMFEMLREHPPLGEDQLYEV from the exons ATGGCTTGGAGCATCTTCATCACGGCCTGCTGCTTCATCGTCTTGCACGCACAAG GTGCCCCCAGAACTGCTGTGTATAATTTTGTCAAATGCCAGCCTCAGGGTAACGATCCCAACTGTGTGACTCAACAAAGTCCGCCGATGGAGTGGAGTCCAgacctgccaaaaaaactgcctCCGTCCAGTGCTTCGTTCCT tgACGCTCTCCCGGTGGAGGACGAAGGTTCAACGGGGACTTTTGAGATGGAGAGAGAGCTTTTAGAGCCCGTGGACTTTTCTGGCTCTGGTTCCGGGGACTCTGGTGGTCCGGTCTGGGACCCCGCCTTTCTATTTCCTACTGACGAATGGGAGCTAGATTCTGACAAGTCCTGGATAGAAGAGGGCCGACTAGCAC TTGAGAGGGCAGAAGCAAACGGCCTCTGGGATATGTTCGAAATGCTTCGTGAGCACCCGCCATTGGGTGAAGACCAACTTTATGAAGTCTAG
- the LOC144194441 gene encoding uncharacterized protein LOC144194441, translating to MGLAFIQTQRGGENLNMERAGGHAASLLATLNHQRERDHLCDCVLRQRQDPARLYPAHKCVLAASSPVLAAILSSTGSLVDLRAPCLADSVLELVLDFIYTGAVPSAQSGQQYKNLLAAACLLEMEQLRDVLVKSPPPMEMNYANPANDPIRDSDGRVTLADAFSRKTPGIDTLFNTAHLDQGSRFSTSEICAPVPVIHHGSEVITSPRNLRPAVVEEEEPSGESLGLHPVEMFLPEDSYARKYPTAHSEDDRGLVVLTKQHECVRVLHTHLPDDPPLRGDDRLVVSSPSDRSGDEREGARLTFSRLPDGRSEGERAAGPSLSCPKAHVDSTLAPFKCSLCPRAFRQRGTLNRHMRSHLGVRPFPCPRCPMSFSRQYRVTEHMRIHQRCGDSAKRYSL from the exons ATGGGTCTTGCCTTCATTCAAACTCAGCGTGGTGGTGAGAATCTCAACATGGAG AGAGCTGGAGGCCACGCAGCTTCATTACTTGCCACTTTGAACCACCAACGGGAACGAGATCACTTGTGCGATTGTGTGCTCAGGCAGAGACAGGACCCGGCTCGCTTATACCCGGCACACAA GTGCGTTCTGGCAGCTTCCAGTCCAGTTCTGGCCGCCATCCTCTCCTCAACGGGTTCTCTAGTGGATCTCCGTGCTCCGTGTCTGGCCGACTCTGTCCTGGAGCTTGTGTTGGACTTCATCTACACGGGAGCGGTACCTTCTGCTCAGAGTGGGCAACAGTACAAAAACCTTCTGGCCGCCGCCTGCCTCTTGGAGATGGAGCAGCTGCGGGATGTTCTCGTCAAGTCTCCTCCGCCAATGGAAATGAACTATGCCAACCCAGCAAATGATCCTATTCGGGACTCGGATGGCCGTGTAACGCTCGCTGATGCCTTTTCCAGGAAAACCCCAGGAATAGACACCCTCTTCAATACGGCCCATTTGGACCAAGGTTCCAGGTTTTCCACCTCCGAGATCTGTGCTCCGGTACCGGTCATACATCACGGCAGCGAAGTCATCACGTCGCCCCGGAATCTACGACCAGCTGTCGTGGAGGAGGAAGAGCCTTCAGGAGAAAGTTTAGGTCTCCATCCCGTCGAGATGTTTCTCCCGGAGGACTCCTATGCAAGAAAATATCCAACGGCCCATTCGGAAGACGACCGAGGACTTGTCGTGTTAACAAAACAGCACGAGTGTGTCAGAGTACTTCATACGCACCTTCCCGACGACCCCCCGCTTCGTGGCGATGACCGTCTGGTCGTCTCGAGTCCGTCGGACCGCTCTGGCGACGAACGGGAAGGCGCTCGGTTGACATTCTCTCGTCTCCCGGACGGGAGGTCGGAAGGAGAAAGAGCAGCGGGCCCTTCTTTGTCTTGTCCGAAAGCCCATGTGGATTCCACGCTGGCGCCGTTCAAGTGCTCCCTATGCCCACGCGCTTTCCGCCAACGTGGCACTTTGAACCGCCACATGCGATCTCATCTGGGGGTCAGGCCCTTCCCCTGCCCCCGCTGCCCCATGAGCTTTTCCCGACAATACCGCGTGACAGAGCACATGCGTATTCACCAGCGCTGTGGTGACTCCGCCAAGCGGTATTCCTTATGA
- the LOC144194584 gene encoding consortin-like isoform X2, translating to MSEFVVGGVGRCDNTTHPDLLIAHASNLNETTSLPPRELTSALQNNFGSGLPSKTPLNNNGGKREESESHKNTEEEDIDEVMKDEEEASEASSCQMHCQSPDTPMTDSSYSETGSMLENPFSPGTSPEPTSPIIPETSCPISPLDLGQGKVNFAGFIATSSTPEHTLGVEPASTVGNAQSADSSDFTAWHLTSATKCSSISGAPLAPSELETSSSLPISALMADLGQLAKRGDDTCLPQNLHQIAEASVRHEDYHLALRCIQLEKLYHQRVLDNLNALQQQWENLCRSSAILEDCHLDILRDICQTHTRPSTTDASLVSLDLLNLEQGDALIPTVHHVQSWTEPSNLPTSSINSSHRIDSEKEREAPECNLHGKWAPPGAEWTDEKKARGRVEGECLESTTFTWETAWHPSEAGAMDRPEPAEQEGGDLGSAQERDLEGENKGSDVGEAPMMEEDETEEEEEKKTLKKIEHLDPEAHVSGKEEITEGNESSQQWNDDDDAHLPQEAPLKQDKLLDEEEEEDYEAERADAFPEAVTADDMAKLITVEEISPASGLISILKKRNLPADEFGLSANLDKHGGKRRVRFKVADDGFENDVGGKDSCILLFLLCLVTVVISMGGTTLYCALGDVHSSVCQDFSRNLDFYFGQVQRAITHIQQWLGPTST from the exons ATGTCCGAATTTGTAGTGGGTGGGGTCGGCCGTTGCGATAACACAACCCACCCCGACTTGCTCATTGCTCACGCTTCGAACCTCAACGAAACCACTTCGCTCCCTCCGAGGGAACTTACGTCAGCTCTACAAAACAATTTTGGAAGTGGACTCCCCTCAAAAACCCCTCTCAATAACAACGGAGGGAAGAGGGAGGAGTCGGAGAGCcacaaaaacacagaagaagaagacatTGATGAGGTGAtgaaagatgaagaagaagcaTCGGAGGCATCGAGTTGCCAAATGCACTGCCAGTCTCCAGATACTCCCATGACTGATTCCTCCTATTCGGAAACAG GAAGTATGCTGGAAAATCCATTCAGTCCTGGGACAAGTCCTGAACCTACATCCCCTATCATCCCAGAAACGTCATGTCCCATCAGCCCACTGGATCTGGGCCAGGGTAAAGTGAACTTTGCTGGTTTTATTGCCACATCCAGCACACCAGAACATACCTTGGGTGTGGAGCCCGCATCTACTGTCGGAAACGCACAATCAGCGGACAGCTCCGACTTCACCGCTTGGCATTTAACAAGTGCTACCAAATGCTCTTCTATTTCTGGAGCTCCACTTGCGCCTTCAGAACTGGAGACTTCTTCTTCATTACCCATTTCTGCTCTGATGGCTGATTTGGGGCAGTTGGCCAAGAGAGGAGATGATACTTGCCTTCCACAGAACCTTCATCAG ATTGCTGAGGCCTCTGTTCGTCATGAAGATT ACCATTTGGCTTTACGCTGCATTCAGCTGGAGAAGCTTTATCACCAGCGAGTGTTGGACAACCTGAATGCTCTTCAGCAACAGTGGG aaaatctgtgtagAAGTTCGGCCATTTTAGAAGACTGTCATCTGGACATTCTCAGAGACATCTGCCAGACACACACTCG GCCGAGCACCACAGATGCATCG TTAGTATCTCTGGACTTGTTGAATCTTGAACAAGGAGATGCATTAATTCCAACAG TGCATCACGTCCAAAGTTGGACGGAGCCCAGCAACCTCCCCACGTCCTCCATCAATTCGTCACATCGGATCGATTccgaaaaagaaagagaagccCCCGAATGCAATTTGCACGGGAAGTGGGCTCCCCCCGGGGCCGAGTGGACTGACGAGAAGAAGGCCCGTGGAAGAGTGGAAGGGGAGTGTCTGGAATCCACCACTTTCACGTGGGAGACGGCGTGGCACCCCTCCGAAGCTGGAGCAATGGATCGGCCCGAGCCCGCAGAGCAGGAGGGAGGAGATTTGGGTTCGGCGCAGGAACGGGATCTGGAGGGGGAAAACAAGGGGAGCGATGTGGGAGAGGCGCCGATGATGGAAGAAGATGAGactgaggaagaggaagagaaaaaaacactgaagaagATAGAACACCTGGACCCGGAAGCTCACGTCTCTGGAAAAGAGGAGATAACG GAGGGAAATGAGAGCAGCCAGCAGtggaatgatgatgatgatgcccaTCTTCCTCAAGAGGCTCCCCTGAAACAGGACAAGCTACtggacgaggaagaggaggaagattaCGAGGCCGAGCGAGCCGACGCCTTCCCCGAAGCCGTCACGGCGGACGACATGGCCAAACTCATCACTGTCGAAGAG ATTTCACCTGCATCTGGCCTCATCTCCATCCTGAAAAAGAGGAATTTACCTGCTGACGAGTTTGGTTTATCCGCCAATCTGGACAAACATGGCGGCAAAAGACGAGTCCGCTTCAAAGTGGCAGATGACGGTTTTGAAAATG ATGTCGGCGGCAAAGACTCTTGCATACTTCTTTTCCTGCTATGTCTGGTTACCGTGGTGATCAGTATGGGTGGCACGACCCTTTACTGTGCCCTGGGTGACGTGCACTCCTCCGTCTGCCAGGACTTTTCTAGGAATCTGGACTTTTACTTTGGACAGGTGCAGCGCGCCATAACTCACATTCAACAGTGGCTAGGCCCCACTTCAACGTAG
- the LOC144194584 gene encoding consortin-like isoform X1, translating into MDYGGQLDYEGRIMSEFVVGGVGRCDNTTHPDLLIAHASNLNETTSLPPRELTSALQNNFGSGLPSKTPLNNNGGKREESESHKNTEEEDIDEVMKDEEEASEASSCQMHCQSPDTPMTDSSYSETGSMLENPFSPGTSPEPTSPIIPETSCPISPLDLGQGKVNFAGFIATSSTPEHTLGVEPASTVGNAQSADSSDFTAWHLTSATKCSSISGAPLAPSELETSSSLPISALMADLGQLAKRGDDTCLPQNLHQIAEASVRHEDYHLALRCIQLEKLYHQRVLDNLNALQQQWENLCRSSAILEDCHLDILRDICQTHTRPSTTDASLVSLDLLNLEQGDALIPTVHHVQSWTEPSNLPTSSINSSHRIDSEKEREAPECNLHGKWAPPGAEWTDEKKARGRVEGECLESTTFTWETAWHPSEAGAMDRPEPAEQEGGDLGSAQERDLEGENKGSDVGEAPMMEEDETEEEEEKKTLKKIEHLDPEAHVSGKEEITEGNESSQQWNDDDDAHLPQEAPLKQDKLLDEEEEEDYEAERADAFPEAVTADDMAKLITVEEISPASGLISILKKRNLPADEFGLSANLDKHGGKRRVRFKVADDGFENDVGGKDSCILLFLLCLVTVVISMGGTTLYCALGDVHSSVCQDFSRNLDFYFGQVQRAITHIQQWLGPTST; encoded by the exons ATGGATTATGGTG GTCAGTTGGACTATGAAGGAAGAATAATGTCCGAATTTGTAGTGGGTGGGGTCGGCCGTTGCGATAACACAACCCACCCCGACTTGCTCATTGCTCACGCTTCGAACCTCAACGAAACCACTTCGCTCCCTCCGAGGGAACTTACGTCAGCTCTACAAAACAATTTTGGAAGTGGACTCCCCTCAAAAACCCCTCTCAATAACAACGGAGGGAAGAGGGAGGAGTCGGAGAGCcacaaaaacacagaagaagaagacatTGATGAGGTGAtgaaagatgaagaagaagcaTCGGAGGCATCGAGTTGCCAAATGCACTGCCAGTCTCCAGATACTCCCATGACTGATTCCTCCTATTCGGAAACAG GAAGTATGCTGGAAAATCCATTCAGTCCTGGGACAAGTCCTGAACCTACATCCCCTATCATCCCAGAAACGTCATGTCCCATCAGCCCACTGGATCTGGGCCAGGGTAAAGTGAACTTTGCTGGTTTTATTGCCACATCCAGCACACCAGAACATACCTTGGGTGTGGAGCCCGCATCTACTGTCGGAAACGCACAATCAGCGGACAGCTCCGACTTCACCGCTTGGCATTTAACAAGTGCTACCAAATGCTCTTCTATTTCTGGAGCTCCACTTGCGCCTTCAGAACTGGAGACTTCTTCTTCATTACCCATTTCTGCTCTGATGGCTGATTTGGGGCAGTTGGCCAAGAGAGGAGATGATACTTGCCTTCCACAGAACCTTCATCAG ATTGCTGAGGCCTCTGTTCGTCATGAAGATT ACCATTTGGCTTTACGCTGCATTCAGCTGGAGAAGCTTTATCACCAGCGAGTGTTGGACAACCTGAATGCTCTTCAGCAACAGTGGG aaaatctgtgtagAAGTTCGGCCATTTTAGAAGACTGTCATCTGGACATTCTCAGAGACATCTGCCAGACACACACTCG GCCGAGCACCACAGATGCATCG TTAGTATCTCTGGACTTGTTGAATCTTGAACAAGGAGATGCATTAATTCCAACAG TGCATCACGTCCAAAGTTGGACGGAGCCCAGCAACCTCCCCACGTCCTCCATCAATTCGTCACATCGGATCGATTccgaaaaagaaagagaagccCCCGAATGCAATTTGCACGGGAAGTGGGCTCCCCCCGGGGCCGAGTGGACTGACGAGAAGAAGGCCCGTGGAAGAGTGGAAGGGGAGTGTCTGGAATCCACCACTTTCACGTGGGAGACGGCGTGGCACCCCTCCGAAGCTGGAGCAATGGATCGGCCCGAGCCCGCAGAGCAGGAGGGAGGAGATTTGGGTTCGGCGCAGGAACGGGATCTGGAGGGGGAAAACAAGGGGAGCGATGTGGGAGAGGCGCCGATGATGGAAGAAGATGAGactgaggaagaggaagagaaaaaaacactgaagaagATAGAACACCTGGACCCGGAAGCTCACGTCTCTGGAAAAGAGGAGATAACG GAGGGAAATGAGAGCAGCCAGCAGtggaatgatgatgatgatgcccaTCTTCCTCAAGAGGCTCCCCTGAAACAGGACAAGCTACtggacgaggaagaggaggaagattaCGAGGCCGAGCGAGCCGACGCCTTCCCCGAAGCCGTCACGGCGGACGACATGGCCAAACTCATCACTGTCGAAGAG ATTTCACCTGCATCTGGCCTCATCTCCATCCTGAAAAAGAGGAATTTACCTGCTGACGAGTTTGGTTTATCCGCCAATCTGGACAAACATGGCGGCAAAAGACGAGTCCGCTTCAAAGTGGCAGATGACGGTTTTGAAAATG ATGTCGGCGGCAAAGACTCTTGCATACTTCTTTTCCTGCTATGTCTGGTTACCGTGGTGATCAGTATGGGTGGCACGACCCTTTACTGTGCCCTGGGTGACGTGCACTCCTCCGTCTGCCAGGACTTTTCTAGGAATCTGGACTTTTACTTTGGACAGGTGCAGCGCGCCATAACTCACATTCAACAGTGGCTAGGCCCCACTTCAACGTAG